Sequence from the Longimicrobium sp. genome:
GCGGGGATTGGCGCGGCCGCGGGGTGGCCCCCTCCCCCGGCTCCTCCCCCGCTTCGCAGGGGAGGGGAGAACAAAGCTTGGGAGCCGAGATGGTGCAGCCCACGGGCCTCGCGGTGCACCGGAGGTTCTGACCGAGCCGCGGGCGGCGCGGCAGACCGGAACCCCACCCTCTCCCGGTACGGGAGAGGGAGAGCGCTCTAAGGCGCGGGGAGAGGGCGGACGGAAGGCCGCACAGCAGCAGTCGGTTGGCCTCCGGCCCCCGCGGTGCACCGGGGCCTCTGACCGAGCCACAGGCTGCGCGGCAGACCGGAACCCCGCCCTCTCCCGGTACGGGAGAGGGAGAGCGCTCTAAGGCGCGGGGAGAGGGCGAACGGAGGGGCGCACAGCTGCCGGACGTTCGCAAGTGACGATCGATGACACCCGGCGGGTCGGGTGACCGCCTCGTATCAACGCACAGGATTCGATGGACCGCAGGAACGTAGAGGACGTTTATCCGCTGTCGCCGCTGCAGCACGGGCTGCTCTTCCACGCCGTGCTGCGGCAGGGCGCGTACTGGGAGCAGTTCCCGCTGCTGCTGCACGGGCCCGTCGACGCGGACGCGCTGGAGCGCGCGTTCCGCGGCGTCGTGGCGCGCCATCCCGCGCTGCGCACCGGCTTCGTGTGGGAGAACGTCGCCCAGCCGCTGCAGGTGGTCTACCGCGTGGCCGAGCCGCCCGTCTCGCGGCACGACTGGACGCGCGCGGCACAGTGGCGCGCGGAGCTGGCCGCGCTCCTCGACGCCAACCGCGCCGCCGCCCGCGACCTCAAGCGCGCGCCCCTGGTCCGGCTCGACCTCGCGCGCGTCGGCGCCGAGGAGACGGTGATGCTCCTCGGCTTCCATCACCTGGTGATGGACGGCTGGTCGTTTCCCATCGTCGTGGACGAGCTGATCCGGCTGTACCGCGCCGAGATCACCCATCACCCCGCGCAGCTGCCGCCGGCGCCGCGCTACCGCGCCTACGTGGCGTGGCTGCAGGCGCGCGACGCGTCGGCCGACGAGCGGTTCTGGCGCGCGGCGCTCGACGGCTTCGCCGAGCCCACGCCGCTCCCTCTCGACGGCAGCGGCGCCGGCGCCGGCGGCGACGAGCAGGCGCTGGAGACGCTCGTGGTGGGCGACGAGGCCAGCGCGCGCATGGCCGCCGTGGCGCGCGAGCTCGGCGTCACCCCCGCCACGCTGGCGCAGGCCGCCTGGTCGCTCGTCCTGGCGCGCTTCGCCGGCGCGGACGACGTGGCGTTTGGCACCACCATCTCCGGCCGCCCGCCCGAGCTGGCCGAGGTGGGGGGGATGGTGGGGCTGTTCATCAACACCATCCCCGCCCGCGTCCGCCTGGACGCAGGCGCGCGGCTGGGCGAGTGGCTGCGCGGCATCCACCGCGCGCAGGCCGAGGCGCGCGAGCACGGCTACGCGTCGCTGGTGGACGTGCAGGGATGGAGCGCCGTGCCGCGCGACCGCTCGCTCTTCGAGTCGCTGCTGGTCTTCGAGAACTATCCCACCCCCGCGGACGACGACGTGGGGCCGCGCGTGTCGCCGCTGCCCAGCGCGGAGCGCAGCACCTACGCGCTGACGCTGACCTGCGGCCCCGGCCCGCACGGCTTCGAGCTGCGGCTGGCGTACGAGACCGCGCGCTTCGACGCCGTCGCGGCGCGGCGCATCCTGGCCGCGACCGCTGCCGCGCTCGACGCCGTCCGCGGCGCCGCGGACGCGCGCGTGGGCGATCTCTCCGTGCTCACCGCGGCGGACCGCAAGCGGCTGGACGCCTGGTCGCGCGGGCCGGCGCTGGCCGTGACCGACGCGCCGGTGCACGCGCGGGTGGCCGCGCAGGCCGCGCACACGCCCGATGCCGTGGCCGTGGACGCGCTCGACGGGGCGCTGACTTACACGCGGCTGGAGGCGCGCGCGCAGGCGGTCGCCGCGGCGCTGCGGGCGCGAGGCGTGGGGCGGGGCGCGCTGGTCGCCGTCTGCCTCGAGCGCGGGGCCGATCTTCCCGCGGCGCTGCTGGGGGTGATGAAGGCGGGCGCGGCGTACGTTCCCATCGACCCGTCGTATCCCGCCGAGCGCGTGCGGTGGATGCTGGAGGATTCCGCCGCGGCCGTCGTCGTCACCACGCCCGCCATCGCCGAGACGCTGCCCGAGACGGGGGCGGAGGTGATGGCGATCGACGGGATCGTTCCCGCTCCGGATCTCCATCTCCCCCAGGTGGATGGGGACGACGTCGCGTACGTGGTCTACACCTCGGGGACGACGGGGCGGCCCAAGGGCGCGGCCATCCCGCACCGCGCGCTGGCCAACCACTGCGCGTGGATGCAGGACGCCTTCCCGCTCGGCCCGGGCGACCGCGTGCTGCAGAAGACGCCGGTGTCGTTCGACGCGTCGGTGTGGGAGTTCTGGGCGCCGCTCGTGGCCGGCGCCACGCTGGTGATGGGCGGCCCCGACGCGCACCGCGACCCCGCCGCGCTGGCGCGGGAGACGGCGGAGCGGGGGATCACCGTCCTCCAGCTCGTTCCCGCGCTGCTGCGCGCCGTCGTCGACGAGCCGGCGTTCGCGCGCGCGACGCGGCTGCGCCGCCTCTTCGCCGGCGGCGAGGCGCTCCCCGCCGACCTCGCGCGCCGCGCCGCCGATCTCCATCCCCGGGCCGAGATCGTGAACCTCTACGGCCCGGCGGAGGCGTGCATCGACGCCGCCGCGCACCGGTTCGGCGGGGACGGCGGGGCGATGGTCCCGCTCGGGCGGCCCATCTCCAACCTGCGCGCGTACGTGCTCGACGGCGCGCTGTCGCCCGTTCCCCCCGGCGCGCCCGGCGAGCTCTATCTCTCCGGCCCGGCGCTGGCGCGCGGCTATCTCCATCGCCCCGCGCGGACCGCCGCGTCGTTCCTCCCCGACCCGTTCGCGGAGGCGCCCGGCGCGCGCATGTACCGCACGGGCGACGTGGCGAGATGGACCGAAGTGCGAGAGTGCGAAAGTGCGAAAGTGCGAGAGGGAGACGATTCCACTTTCGCACCCTCGCACCCTCGCACTTTCGCACTCGACTTCCTCGGCCGCGCCGACGCGCAGGTGAAGCTCCGCGGCGTCCGCATCGAGCCGGGCGAGGTGGAGGCCGCGCTGGCCGCCCTCCCCGGCGTGCGCGAGGCCGCCGTCGCCCTGCGCGGCGAGCGCCTGGTCGCCTGGGTGGCGGGGGATGAGGATGCCGTCGCGGCCGACGCGCTGGCGCGGGCGCTCCGCGCTCGGCTCCCCGAGGCGATGGTGCCGTCGGTCTTCGCCACGGTCGACGCGCTGCCGCGGACGGCGGGGGGGAAGATCGACCGGCGCGCGCTTCCCGATCCCGCGCCCGCCGCGGCGGCCGAGTTCGTGGAGCCGCGCACGGAGACGGAGCGCGCCATCGCGGAGATCTGGCGGCAGGTGCTGGGGATCGACCGCGTCGGCGCGGAGGACTCGTTCTTCGCGGCGGGCGGGCACTCGCTGCTGGCCATGCAGGTCGCGTCGCGGGTGAAGGCCGCGCTGGAGACCGACGTTCCCCTGCGCGTGCTGTTCGACCACCCGCGCCTGTGCGACCTGGCGGCGTGGATCGACGCCCAGCGTGAGGCCGAGTTGCAGGCGCTGCTGGCCGAGCTGGACGCGATGAGCGACGAGGAGGCCGCCGCCCTCGCCGACGTGGGAGAGGGGTGACGATGGCCGACGCGACCGACCGCCTGGCCGGCCTCTCGCCCGAGAAGCGCCGCCTGCTGGAGATGCGCCTGCGGATGGCCCGGCAGGCCGCGTCCTCCGGCGACCCCGGCACGCTCCAGCCCCGGGCGCGGCCCGACGGCACGGCGCCGCTCTCCTTCGCGCAGCAGCGGCTGTGGGTGCTGGAGCGGATGGCGCCGGGCGAGCCCACCTGGAACATCCCCACGGCCATGCGCCTGCGCGGCGCGCTCGACATCTCCGCGCTGGAGCGCGCGCTCGACGCGCTGCGGCGGCGGCACGAGTCGCTGCGCACCACCTTCGCCGAGCGCGAGGGGCGGGCGGTGCAGGTCGTCCACCCCTTCGCCCCCGTCCCCCTCCCCGTTGACGACCTGTCCGGGCTCGGCCCGGAGGCGCGGGTGGCCGAGGCCACGCGGCGCGCGCAGGCCGACATGGACACGGGGTTCGACCTGGAGGCGGGGCCGCTCTTCCGCGCGCGGCTGCTGCGCCTGGGCGACGACGACCACGTGCTGCTGATGTGCGTCCATCACATCGTCAGCGACGGGTGGAGCATGGGAGTGATCCAGCGCGAGATGGAGCGGCTGTACGCCGCCTTCGCCGCCGGGCTTCCCGATCCCCTCGCGCCGCCGGCGCTGCAGTACGCGGATTACGCCGCCTGGCAGCGCGAGCAGCTGTCGGGCGAGCGGCTGCAGGGCGCGATCGACTTCTGGCGGCGCGCGCTGGACGGCGCCCCGCCCGCGCTGGAGCTGCCGGCCGACCATCCCCGCCCGCGCGCGCAGCGCAACCGCGGCGCGCGCACCTACGCCGGGCTCCCGCGCGAGGCCACCGAGCGGCTGCGCGAGCTGGCGCACGCCGAGAACGCCACCCTCTTCGCCGTGCTGCTGGCGGCGCTGCGCGTGGTCCTCACCCGCTGGAGCGGCGAGGACGACGTGGTGATCGGCACCCCCGTGGCCGGCCGCACCAGGGTGGAGACGGAGGCGCTGGTCGGCTACTTCATCAACACGCTGGCGCTGCGCACGCCGCTGGCTGGCGACCCGTCGTTCCGCGCGCTCCTGCGCCGCGAGCGCGACACCGCGCTGGACGCATTCCAGCACCAGGAGCTCCCCTTCGAGCGCGTGGTGGAGGAGCTGAAGGTGCCGCGCGATCCGGCGCGCAGCCCCGTGTTCCAGGTGATGTGCTCGCTGGCCAACGCCACCGGCGGCGGCGCGCCCGCCTTCGCCGGGGTGAAGGTGGAGCCGGTGGAGGTGGAGCTCAGCTTCAGCAAGTTCGACCTCTCCTTCGAGGCGCACGACCTGGCCGAGGGGCTTGCGGTGGCCTGCGACTACGACACCGCGCTGTTCGAGAAGGCCACCGCGCAGGCGCTCGTGGACCACCTCGTCCTCGTCCTCGCCCGCGCCGCCGGGTCGCCCGACGCGGCGGTCTCCGCGCTGGCCGCCGGGCCGCGGGGCGTGGCGGAGACGGCGCTCGAGCGCGCCTCCGCCGCCTGCGCGCGCGGCGAGACGGTGCCGGCGCGCTTCCTGGCTTGGGCGCGGCGCGCACCGGACGCCCCCGTACTGGCTTGGCGCGATGGGGGGATGAGGTACGCGGAGCTCGCCGCGCGCTCCGGCGCGCTGGCCGCGGATCTCCGCGCTGCCGGCGCGCGCGCGGAATCCATCGTCGGCGTCTATGCGGACTGGTCGCCGGAGCTGGTGGTGGCGCTGCTGGGGGTGATGCGCAGCGGCGCCGCGTATCTCCCGCTCGACCCGTCCCTTCCCGCCGAGCGCATCGCGTGGCTGCTGGAGGATTCGGGCGCCCGCACGATCGTCACCACGCCCGCGCTCCGCGATCGCATCTCCTCTGATCTCCCCGTCGTGCTGGTGGATGCGTCCGCGGCGGCGGGGGACGAGGGGGAGGGGGACGAGGAGATCGATCCCGCTTCCGCCGCGTACCTGCTGTACACGTCGGGGACGACGGGGACGCCGAAGGGGGTGGTCGTACCGCACGGCGCGGCGGCGGCGCACTTCGCGGCCGTCGCGGAGGCGTTCGGGCTGCGCGCGGACGACCGCGTGCTCGGCTTCGCGGCGCCGTCGTTCGATCCGTCGCTGGAGCAGGTGCTGGCGCCGCTGGCCGTCGGCGCGTCGGTGGCCGTGCGCGACGCGGAGCCGTGGGCGCCGGCGGAGCTGCCGGAGCGGCTGGCGGCGCTCGGCGTCACCGTCGCCAATCTCCCCACCTCGTACTGGCACCAGCTCGTCCGCGACGCGGACGCCGCGGCGGCCACGAAGCAGGCGGTGCGCCTCCTCGTCGCCGGCGGCGAGGCGATGCACCCCGACGCGGCGCGCGCGTGGGACGCCCTTCCCGGCGGCGCCGCGCTGCTGAACGGCTACGGGCCGACCGAGGCCGTCGTCACCGCCGCCGTCTTCCCCGTCCCCACCGGCTTCGCGGACGCCGATCCCGCGCGGATGCCGATCGGCGCGGCGGTGGGCGGGCGCGAGCCGCGCGTACTGGACGCGGCGCTGCGCCCGGTGCCCGACGGCGTGCCGGGCGAGCTGTATCTCGGCGGCTTCGCGCTGGCGCGCGGCTACCTCGGCCGCCCCGCGCTGACCGCGGCGAGCTTCGTCCCCGACCCGTTCTCCGCCACGCCCGGCGCGCGCATGTACCGCACGGGAGACCGGGTGCGATGGACGAAAGTGCGTGAGTGCGAAAGTGCGAAAGTGCGAGAGTGCGAAAGTGCGAAAGTGCGAGAGTGCGAAGGTGATCCGCACGGCGCCGAAACCACTTTCGCACCCTCGCACCCTCGCACTTTCGCACTCGATTACCTCGGCCGCGCCGACGCCCAGCTGAAGATCCGCGGCGCGCGCGTGGAGCCGGGCGAGGTCGAGGCCGCCCTGCGCGCGCTCCCCAACGTCGCCGACTGCGCGGTCGCCGCGCGCGCGGACGCCGCCGGGGCGATGCGGCTGGCGGCGTACGTCGTTCCCCGCGGCGCGTTCGATCCGGCGGCGGTGCGCGCGGAGCTGTCGGCGCGGCTCCCCGCCTATCTCGTCCCCTCCGCCATCGTCGCCGTCGACGCGCTGCCGCGCACGGCGACCGGGAAGATCGACCGCCGCGCCCTCCCGTCCCCCGACTTCGGCGCGGCGCGCGCTTCCCGCGGCGAGGCGCCCGCGACGCCCGACGAGGAGCTGCTGGCGGCGATCTGGCGCGAGGTGCTCTCCATCGACGCCGTGCACGCGGGCGACGACTTCTTCGAGCTGGGCGGCCACTCGCTCCTCGCCACCCAGGTGGTGACGCGCGTGCGGGCCGCGTTCGGGGTGGAGCTGCCGCTGCGCGCGGTGTTCGAGGCGCCCGTGCTGCGCGCGCAGGCCCGCCGCATCGCCGAGCTGCGCCTGGCGGGTGAAGGCGCGCCCGCCGGGCCCATCCCGCGCGCGGACCGCGCGCGGCCGCTCCCTCTCTCCTTCGCGCAGGAGCGCCTCTGGTTCATCGACCAGCTGGAGCCGGGGAACGCCGCGTACAACGTTCCCGTGGCGCTGGAGCTGCGCGGCGCGCTCGACGTGGCCGCGCTGGAGCGCGCGCTCGGCGAGGTCGTCCGTCGCCACGAGCCGCTGCGCACCGTGTTCGCGCACGACGGCGACGCGCCCACGCAGGTGGTCCAGCCGTTCGCCGGCTTCCCTCTCCCCGTCGCCGATCTCACGTCGCTGCAGGGAGATGAGAGAGAGGCGGAGACGGAGCGCATCCTCGCCGACGAGGCCACGCGCGCGTTCGACCTGGCCACCGGGCCGGTGCTCCGCGCGCGGCTGCTGCGGCGGGGGGATGGAGATCACGTCCTCTCCCTCGTCCTGCACCACGTCGCGACGGACGCGTGGTCGTCGGGGGTGCTCTTCGGCGAGCTGGCGGCGCTGTACGACGCCTTCCGGCGGGGCGACGAGTCGCCGCTCGCCGATCTCCCCGTGCAGTACGCGGACTTCGCGGCGTGGCAGCGCGGCTGGCTGCGCGGCCCGGCGCTGGAGCGGCAGGCGGCGTACTGGCGCCGCAGGCTGGCCGGCATCCCCGCGGTGCTCGACCTCCCCGCCGACCGGCCGCGGCCGGCGGTGCAGGACCTGGCCGGCGCGCTCCTCCCCTTCTCCCTCCCCGCGGACGCGGTGGCCGGCGCGCGCGCGCTGGCCCGGCAGGAGGGCGCCACGCCGTTCATGGTGCTGCTGGCCGCCTTCTCCGCGCTCGTCCACCGGCTGACGGGCGAAGAGGACGTGGTCGTCGGCACGCCCATCGCCAACCGCATGCG
This genomic interval carries:
- a CDS encoding amino acid adenylation domain-containing protein, which produces MDRRNVEDVYPLSPLQHGLLFHAVLRQGAYWEQFPLLLHGPVDADALERAFRGVVARHPALRTGFVWENVAQPLQVVYRVAEPPVSRHDWTRAAQWRAELAALLDANRAAARDLKRAPLVRLDLARVGAEETVMLLGFHHLVMDGWSFPIVVDELIRLYRAEITHHPAQLPPAPRYRAYVAWLQARDASADERFWRAALDGFAEPTPLPLDGSGAGAGGDEQALETLVVGDEASARMAAVARELGVTPATLAQAAWSLVLARFAGADDVAFGTTISGRPPELAEVGGMVGLFINTIPARVRLDAGARLGEWLRGIHRAQAEAREHGYASLVDVQGWSAVPRDRSLFESLLVFENYPTPADDDVGPRVSPLPSAERSTYALTLTCGPGPHGFELRLAYETARFDAVAARRILAATAAALDAVRGAADARVGDLSVLTAADRKRLDAWSRGPALAVTDAPVHARVAAQAAHTPDAVAVDALDGALTYTRLEARAQAVAAALRARGVGRGALVAVCLERGADLPAALLGVMKAGAAYVPIDPSYPAERVRWMLEDSAAAVVVTTPAIAETLPETGAEVMAIDGIVPAPDLHLPQVDGDDVAYVVYTSGTTGRPKGAAIPHRALANHCAWMQDAFPLGPGDRVLQKTPVSFDASVWEFWAPLVAGATLVMGGPDAHRDPAALARETAERGITVLQLVPALLRAVVDEPAFARATRLRRLFAGGEALPADLARRAADLHPRAEIVNLYGPAEACIDAAAHRFGGDGGAMVPLGRPISNLRAYVLDGALSPVPPGAPGELYLSGPALARGYLHRPARTAASFLPDPFAEAPGARMYRTGDVARWTEVRECESAKVREGDDSTFAPSHPRTFALDFLGRADAQVKLRGVRIEPGEVEAALAALPGVREAAVALRGERLVAWVAGDEDAVAADALARALRARLPEAMVPSVFATVDALPRTAGGKIDRRALPDPAPAAAAEFVEPRTETERAIAEIWRQVLGIDRVGAEDSFFAAGGHSLLAMQVASRVKAALETDVPLRVLFDHPRLCDLAAWIDAQREAELQALLAELDAMSDEEAAALADVGEG